A single region of the Ciconia boyciana chromosome 13, ASM3463844v1, whole genome shotgun sequence genome encodes:
- the CDIP1 gene encoding cell death-inducing p53-target protein 1 isoform X1, with translation MSNDPPPPYPGGPSAPLIEEKHGPPPAADGVAPVVGQPQGVPIPPPEFGPPPYEPPSQPGFVPPHMPTDGSGPYVPPAGYYPPPGPHPPMGYYPAPGHYPSPSGHTATVLVPSGAATTVTVLQGEIFQGAPVQTVCPHCQQAITTKITYEIGLMSFLLGFFCCFVGCDLCCCLIPCLFDDFKDVTHTCPNCKAYIYTYKRMC, from the exons ATGTCCAACGACCCTCCGCCGCCCTACCCGGGAGGCCCCTCGGCACCGCTGATAGAAGAGAAGCACGGCCCACCCCCTGCGGCAG ATGGCGTCGCCCCTGTCGTGGGACAGCCCCAGGGGGTTCCCATCCCCCCTCCTGAATTTGGGCCCCCCCCATACGAGCCACCCTCGCAGCCGGGGTTCGTGCCTCCCCACATGCCCACAGACGGCTCCGGGCCCTACGTGCCGCCTG CAGGTTATTACCCACCCCCAGGCCCTCACCCGCCCATGGGCTACTACCCTGCCCCGGGCCACTACCCCTCTCCCAGCGGCCACACGGCGACAGTCCTCGTCCCATCAGGGGCTGCCACCACAGTGAcggtgctgcagggagagatCTTCCAGGGCGCCCCTGTGCAGACGGTGTGTCCCCACTGCCAGCAGGCCATCACCACCAAGATCACCTACGAGATTGGGCTCATGAGCTTCCTTCTCGGCTTCTTCTGCTGCTTCGTGGG GTGtgatctctgctgctgcctgatcCCCTGCCTGTTCGATGACTTCAAGGATG
- the CDIP1 gene encoding cell death-inducing p53-target protein 1 isoform X2, whose protein sequence is MSNDPPPPYPGGPSAPLIEEKHGPPPAADGVAPVVGQPQGVPIPPPEFGPPPYEPPSQPGFVPPHMPTDGSGPYVPPGYYPPPGPHPPMGYYPAPGHYPSPSGHTATVLVPSGAATTVTVLQGEIFQGAPVQTVCPHCQQAITTKITYEIGLMSFLLGFFCCFVGCDLCCCLIPCLFDDFKDVTHTCPNCKAYIYTYKRMC, encoded by the exons ATGTCCAACGACCCTCCGCCGCCCTACCCGGGAGGCCCCTCGGCACCGCTGATAGAAGAGAAGCACGGCCCACCCCCTGCGGCAG ATGGCGTCGCCCCTGTCGTGGGACAGCCCCAGGGGGTTCCCATCCCCCCTCCTGAATTTGGGCCCCCCCCATACGAGCCACCCTCGCAGCCGGGGTTCGTGCCTCCCCACATGCCCACAGACGGCTCCGGGCCCTACGTGCCGCCTG GTTATTACCCACCCCCAGGCCCTCACCCGCCCATGGGCTACTACCCTGCCCCGGGCCACTACCCCTCTCCCAGCGGCCACACGGCGACAGTCCTCGTCCCATCAGGGGCTGCCACCACAGTGAcggtgctgcagggagagatCTTCCAGGGCGCCCCTGTGCAGACGGTGTGTCCCCACTGCCAGCAGGCCATCACCACCAAGATCACCTACGAGATTGGGCTCATGAGCTTCCTTCTCGGCTTCTTCTGCTGCTTCGTGGG GTGtgatctctgctgctgcctgatcCCCTGCCTGTTCGATGACTTCAAGGATG